In the Anaerostipes caccae L1-92 genome, GATGCGGCTTTACGAGCGGGATGTAAATGATACACTGATGATTGACGCCGGACGGAAAAAGGAGGAGCAGGATGTTTCTTCGTAACTTACTACTTGTAGTATACGGCTTATCCGCAGGAGCACTCATCGCGGGAAGTTTCCTGGCATTCTTAAGTATGATTGGAGTTGTTCCGAGACTTGCAGGTCTTTCCAAAACAATATCTCACGCCATGCTGTATGAAACCTGCATTACCCTGGGCGGAGTCCTGGGAACAGCAGTATTTATCTACCGGTGGCACATTCCGCTGGGATATCCGCTGCTGATCTTATATGGACTGTTCGGAGGAATCTTCACAGGATGCCTGATCGGAGCGCTGGCCGAAATGCTCAAAAGCCTGCCGGTCTTCTCAAGAAGAATGAAACTGAGAGACGGAATACCATTCGTCATCTATTCCATAGCCCTAGGCAAAATAGCAGGCTGCTGGATGCAATTTTTGCGCTAGCAACGAGCCGCAGAGAACAGAAAAAATTGAATTTTAAACAGAGCTGAATATCCATGCGCAGCGTGGACTGGGATCGGCATTCGGACGATGAAAAGACGAAGTTTTTTTATCGGCTGAAGGACGAAGACCAGAAGACATACGGAGTATGTCGTATATTCAGCGACTACAGCCATAAAAAAAGAAGTTTTGCAGCCATCATCTGCGGCGACTGCCGCAGAAACGAATGGGATGGTAAATGCCATCCCATTCGTATTGAAAATCTGCATCGTCTGCATAAATACTTACACAAACGAAAGGAGCTTATTCTGTCATGCACAATGAACCGACAAAAGATCAATATAACGAATATGTAGAACAGGTAACGCCGGCAAGCAGCTGTCTTATGAACTGTGTCCGTGCGTTTTTTGTGGGAG is a window encoding:
- a CDS encoding stage V sporulation protein AB; translated protein: MFLRNLLLVVYGLSAGALIAGSFLAFLSMIGVVPRLAGLSKTISHAMLYETCITLGGVLGTAVFIYRWHIPLGYPLLILYGLFGGIFTGCLIGALAEMLKSLPVFSRRMKLRDGIPFVIYSIALGKIAGCWMQFLR